Within the Chlorocebus sabaeus isolate Y175 chromosome 19, mChlSab1.0.hap1, whole genome shotgun sequence genome, the region TGGGGCCTCCCCAGTTCTCAGGGGGGCTTGTGAGTGGGCTTCTCTTCCCTAGTTCTCTGGGGGGCTCATGGGTGGCCGCCTCCTCCCAGGCCTCTGGCTGTCCCCAGCTCTCCCTGTACTCCCCAGGAGGGCCCCCCCATGTTCCCTCCAAGGCTTTGGCTGCCCCcaggcctccctcctggctgctccaGCTCCTCTCCAGGTGTCTATGAGGGCCCTGGGACCCTGGCGGTTCCTCCTGACTCTGCCATGCCCCCGGAGGCTGTCTTGGGCCTGCTTGGCCACTCTCCAGAGGTGTCTGTGTCTGCAGCTCCCTCTCAGGGGTCCTGGCTGATGTCCTGGGAGGCGGCGGGGACCCCTGGAGCTGCCGATCTCCCTCAGGTCTCTTCTCAGGACTCCGAGAATGAGGGGGCTCTGCTTGGCTCCGCCAGGTCAGTTCTGCCTGTTTGGCAGGGCGCTTGGTCACCTGGGGATGAGGTGAGGAAGTGGGTGAGGCTCTCTCTCTGGGGACCTGGCTGCTGGCTCTGCCTTTCTTAGGCCCCCAGAGAGGCAAGGCTGTGCTCACACAGCAGCCTGGATGAAAGCAGGCCAAAAATCACACAGggtccctgccctcctcccctgtCAGGGGTCACCTGCTTTCCTCGGTTCCAGAAAAAGATCTGCAAAGACCTGCTCCCATTCTTGGCTTCTCACCCCTCTCAAAGATACTGATTCCAACTTGGGCTATCAGGTGCCAAAACCTCCACCACCAATACCCCATTCCACTGCAGTGGGCCTGGCCCTCTGGGTTTTGTTAAAGATACAAATCACCCTGAAAGAGAGGGCCCTTAGAGCCAGATTCATGCATCAAGGCTTTCCCTGAAATCTGCTCAAGACAGCAGTATTGGCAGCagtactggccaggtgcggtggctcacgcctgtaatcccagcaccttgggaggccgaggtaggcaggtcatctgaggtcaagagtgaccagcctggccaacatggtgaaaccctgtctctactaaaagtacaaaaattagctgggtgtggtggcacgcccctgtaatcccagctactcgggaggctgaggtaggagaatctcttgaatccgggaggcggaggttgcagtgatccaatattgccccactgcactccagcctgggagacagagcaagactccatctcaaaaaaaaaaaaaaaaaccgtacgTAGTAAAGGAAGGGGATAGCATGGGACAGGGGCTGTCTTCCAAGGACTAATGTGAGGTCTTGTGCAATTTGCCAAGAGCTTCTGGCccttggggagaggggagagctgGAGACCCATGATTGGACTCCAACCCTTTCATAGAGGACCTTCCTGTCCAAGCTCCCTGCCTGGCTTCTAGCAGAAGGGAAGAGGCAGTGGCCGCCCCTTGGGGTGTGGGGCCCCAGACAGCTGGCAGTGCTCACCTGCCTGCTGGGGGCAGGGCTGGACTGTCTTCGGAGAAGTTGGCTCTGGCCTTGGCTGGGCCGCTGTGACCGTCCCTCGTCCTGGGCCTGGAAGGCCCCCGCTGCCTCGGACTTCCTATGAGCAAATGCAGCCACTCCTCTGAGGGACTGTCCCACTCCCAGCACCCCAGCCCCTCTGCTCCCACCTCCAACAGAAGGAGATGTGGGAGAGTCAGGGACCCACTACAAACTGGTTGAAGGGCCTTAAGTAAGGGTGactctcagggcctcagtttccccttctgaaaAATGGGGTTGGTTAACACTGCTCTATTCTGCCTCATGAGGCTCTTgagaaaatgacaagaaaaatggGGAGTAGAGGTgtttgggtggggagggggatcTGGCCCTGACCATGGCTgtctcctgtctcatccagtaCTACCTGTGACTTACCACCACCCCACCAGCAGCCCACCAGCCACCCCCAGACACAGGTTAGACTGGTCTTTGCAGGAATtaagatttattgagcacctactgtgtaccaggcacccGGCACACATAATCATAATGgcaaagcatttattgagcacttcttACGTTCCAGGGGCCAAGCGCTTGTATCATGATCTTGTTCCATCTCACACAGCCCACGAGGtgggacgacagagccagactgctgTGTGCCCCCGTGTTCCATTCTTTCTGCCCTTTTCCTGTCCATATTGTAAATTTTGGATTtcttgaggctgggcgcggtggctcaagcctgtaatcccagcactttggaggccgaggcaggcggatcacaagatcaggagatcgagaccatcctggctaacacagtgaaaccccgtctttactaaaaatacagaaaaattagccgggcatggtggcgggcacttgtagtcccagctactcgggaggctgaattcagcaggagaatggtgtgaacttgggaggcggagcttgcagtgagccaagatcatgccactgcactccagcctgggtgacagagcaagactgtctcaaaaaaaaaaaaaacacgttggatttcttttcctttttccctcccatCACTGTTAACCAACAGAATCCCAGTGCTTAGCCTTGAAAACGCCAGGCCATCCTAGCTGTTGGCAAAAGAGCTCTGAGCAAGATCAGAAGAAAGAAACATCCTTCCCGACTACTCCAGAGAGGCCAACATGAACTGTCGAagcaaatgtcattttttttttttttttttttgagatggagtctcgctctgtcacccaagctgctggagtgcagtggcgcaatctcagctcactgcaacttccatctcccgggctcaagtgactctctgtcttaacctcccaagtagctggaattacaggcatgagccaccacgcctggccctgggcAAATGTCATTTCTAAGGCACTGGACTTCAGGCGTTGTTGCCGCATCCGATGAAGATTATCTCTAACTTGTTAGTAAAAAGTCTAGTTCCAGTTAGTTGTCTTGCGTACTAACTGGGAAGCATGGCTGTTAATGTTTAACGTGGTATCTCAGGTAGAAACACCAAACAACCTAGGcttatctctctcttcctctaccTAAGGGGTCACAACAAAAGACCCAAGTGCTCAGTGACTGTTTATTTTGGTTGGGTCTCAGTTAGCAAATGGAGCCGTGTCTTTGGTGGATGAACTGAACCAGGAAGAGAAGCCTGAAAAAGGCCACCGTGTGGTGGACCCAGAGTAAGGCAgcaaaaagggaaggaagaggaaccTCTGCTCAGGCCTGCGTAGGACCTGCTCTCTGCGTGGCCCTGTGCCTGAGGAACCATGCTGGAACACCACCTTCAAAAGTATGGGATTGGACAgggcgcagtgggtcatgcctgtaatcccagaactttgggaggctgaggcaggcagatggcttgaactcaggagttcgagaccaggctggacaacatagtgaaacccggtctctgaaaatacaaaaattagcccaggcacaggggctcatgcctctaatcccagcactttgggagactcaggtgggtggatcacttgaggtcaggagttcgagaccagcctggtcaatatagtgaaacccagtctctactaaaaatacaaaacttagccgggcgtggtggcacgtgcttgtaatcccagctactcaggaggctgaggcaggaggattgcttgaccccaggagcagtgagccgagatcgcaccactgcactccagcctgagccgcatagtgagaccctgtctcaaaaaaaaaaaaaaaaagtatggggtTGGGAGGCCAGGTACAATGTCTttatacctgtaattctagcacttggggaggctgaggtcagaggatcacttgagccaaggagtttaagAAAgccctggcaacagaatgagaccttgttctaggaaaaaaataattttcaatgagccaggcatggtgatacgtggctatagtcccagctacttgggaggctgaagtgggaggatcacttcagcctgggaggttgaggctgcagtgagccatgatcacgccactgcattccagactgggcgaaacagcaagatcctgtctcaaaaagaaaaaagtatggggttgaagttttttgttgtttcatgtCTTTTGCCAATGTCATTAGAATCAGAGCCATAAAGCACAGTAATTTGAGTTGTTAGCAGTTATTGGCAGCTGGTTCAGACAGGAGCCAAAGTTCCCTGGAGGAAGTGTTTCTGAGCTTGAGGGCTCCCTGAGCAGGCtgtttgtaatcttttttttttttttttttttttttttgagatggagtcttgctctgtggcccaggctggagtgccgtggtgcaatctcagctcactgcaacctctgccttccagtttcaagcgattctcctgcctcagcctcccgagcagctggaattacaggtgtctaccaccatgcccggctaatttttgtatttttagtagagacggggtttcaccatgttagccaggctggtctcatttcgaactcctgacctcaggtgatccgcttgcctcgacctcccaaagtgttggcattacgggtgtgagccactgcacccagccaatttgtAATCTAATTTGAGGTGAGTGCGTTTCCTTACTCTGTGAGAGCTGAAGGCCTTAGACTGAATTTTCCCCTGAACTGGGGTATAGGAGCCTCGATGAAGCAAGAGCTCAAACATGACCCAGTGGGCCGTTCCTCCCTAatgggaaggagggggaggacaATGGTGGAAACACCCAGTGAAGGGAAGCAAGGCACTTGTGTGTTCTCTTCCGGATGGATGCATTTTCCATACGAACTCCAGCTTGCTTGATGAGCATTCCTTCTGAGCACTCGCCTTCCTTTTTCCCCCCACGTGGAATTGAGAGAAAAGAGCGAGCGACTCAAGAAGATTCTGAGACCCCAACAGAGACCCGGTTTGTCTGATGCTGAAGCAACAGCGTCTCCCCAGGGCCACCTCTTCCCGAGAGTTGGTGTGACCACACCAAGCATGACAAAGGAAACATGTTTCCCTTGGAAGCTTAGATGGGCTCTTCGACCTCCAGAGAGAATTAAAGGCGCAAAGCCATCAAGTCTAGCAAATCCAATGAAGTCTGTGTTTTACATTCAAATGACCACAGAATGCTTACATGACTTTAAGAGATTCCAAAGgcatctaaggaaaaaaaaaataagatcaagCCAAAACTCCCAATGCTTTGATGTGataatcttttaagaaaaaatttccaGACTTGGGACAATGCTTggacagagtaggtgctcaataaatacatatcgatgaggaaatgagagaaaataaaagctcAATCCTACAGCCACCCACCCATAAACTCCAGTCTGTCCcttacacacacactacatagttttaaaaatttccatcttCAGAGGATGAATGGTTTTCTACTTGGAAAAGGTGCCAGATAAgaggaaaaaatttaattagtaaaattataaaaacctcCCTAAAAGGTAAATAATCTATTTCAAAGAGAGTAGAATTAAATGTACAGGAGTGATCATGTAAAAACAAATGGTTAATAAAAGTGTAAACATTTTTCTCACTTATATTAGTAATATAAACACcttatctttctaaaattatcctggaaaaaaggaaagaaaattaattaacttTGGCTTAAAGACCTTAATGTCCCTACTGAGTTATTAGTTAAAACAAAGTTAGGAAAATTGACATTAGACCAGAAATAGTAATCATAAAATGGTCaaagacactttgggaggccaaggtgggagcattgctcaaggccaggagtttgagaccaacctggccaataaagtgagactccatctctacaaaaaatagaaaaattagctgggcacagtggcgcacgcctgtagtcccagctactggggaggctgaggtgagagaatcccttgagcctggcagtttgaggccgcagtgagccatgatcatgccactgcactcctgcggggtgacagagcaagaccccgtctcaaaaaaaggtcAGGCCatgagtggtggctcacacctgtaatcccagcactttgggaggccgaggtgggcggattgcctgagctcaggagttcaagaccagcctgggaaacagggtgaaaccctgtcgctactaaaaatacaaataaattagccgggcatggtggcgggtgcctgtagtcccagctactcgggaggctgaggcaggagaattgcttgaacctgggaggcagaggttgcaatgagccaagattgtgccactgcactccagcctgggtgacagaatgagaatccatctccaaagaaaaaaaaaaagtcaaagacagtGAAGACTTTTCGGGTGAAACTACTCCATGATGTTACAATGGTGGATACTTGTCATTATACATTCATTCAAGTCTGTAGACTGTACATCACTTAGAGTGAACCCTAAACTTTGGGTGATTTGTCAGTGTAGGTTCAtggattgtaacaaatgtatccCCTACTGCCCAGTACAGTGGCTcaccagccctttgagaggccaagaaaggaggatcccttgaagccaggagctggaAACAAGCATACGTGTCTAGTACAGGATACTGGTAGTGGGAGAGGCTGTGCATGGAACTCTCccctttctgctcaattttgctgtgaacctaaaactcctctggatttttgtttttgtttttaaggccaAAGAAAGAATTATACTAATACTAGAGACCACATGGTTGTCATCTGGATATTAAATGATCAAGCTTACTGGAAAAGGAAATTTGAAGAACAAGAGAtaagatttctgttttctttctttctttttttttttttttttttgagatggagtttcactcttgttgccaggctggagtgcaatggcacaatctcagctcactgcaaactccacctcccaaattcaggCGAtactgctgcctcagcttcctgagtagctgggactacaggcgtgtgccgctacattcagctaactttttttttttttttttttttgagacagagtctcactgtgttgcccaggctggagtgcagtggcatgatctcggctcactacaagctccagtgctgggattacaggagggagccaccgcacccagccaagattgATCAGGTTTCTCGTGCAGATTCAAATCCAGGAGAAAACTTGCCCAAGGAGCAGCAAAGAGGAATTTTAGATACAAAAGATTCCATACcctttagggtgatgaaaatgttctaaagttagATTGTGGCTGTGGTTGGACAACTtggtaaatatactaaaaattcaCTGAATTAGATACACGGAAAGTTTTGAGACTTCCAGActgctttttgttgctgttgttctctTGACCCTAACTAATGGAATTCTAGCTCTGATCCTTGAAaactagggccgggcgcggtggctcaagcctgtaatcccagcacgttgggaggccgagacgggtggatcacgaggtcaggagatcgagaccaccctggctaacacggtgaaaccccgtctctactaagaaatacaaaaaactagccgggcgaggtggcgggcacctgtagtcccagctactcgggaggctgaggccggagaatggcgtgaacccgggaggcggagcttgcagtgagctgagatccggccactgcactccagcctgggctacagagcgagactccgtctcaaaaaaaaaaaaaaaaaagaaaaaaaagaaaactcaagggCTGGAACTTCTGGGGTGAGAAATCTCAGCCGGATCAGGAGGAAATGCTCCCCTTCCACGGGGACCAGTGCTGCTGACCAAAGAGACTCAAAAGACACCTGGACTTTAGGTGTTCCAGAATGTTTGACTGCtaaaaatctgtaattctgtgagctttctttcttaaaatagggTGACTCTggccatacttttttttttttttagacggagtctcgctctgtcgcccaggctggagtgcagtggtgtgatcttggctccctgcaagctccacctcccgggttcaagccattctcctgcctcagccgcctgagtcactgggactgcagcgtgttttttgtatttttagtagagacaaggtttcaccgtgttagccaggatggtctcaatctcctgacctcatgatccgcctgccttggcctcccaaagtgctgggatgacaggcgtgagccaccatgcctggccttggccatacatttttaaattgacataacAGTTTTCTGAAATGCATAGGGACCCATGAATTTTCTTtgccaaggcaggaaaaaaagaatgggcactttcttcttctccctcatgcacggaagaaaaaaaaacccgtGAGTCTGAATCAAAGGGTTTGAGAGTTCACCCTCATtttggccgggtacggtggctcactcctgtaatcccagcactttgtgaggccgaggcaggcggatcacttgaggtcaggagtttgagaccagcctggccaatatggcgaaaccccatctctactaaaaatattttaaaaattagccaggtgtggtagcgggcccctgtaatcccagctactcgggaggctgaggcaggagattcgcttgaacccaggaggtggaggttgcagtgagccaagatcgcaccattgcactccagcctgggcaacaagagcaaaactccgcctcaaaaaaaaaagaaaaaagaaaaagagttcacCCTCATTTGAATGAATGGGCTCATGTTCCCCTccattacagatgaggaaattgaggctcaggtaGGTTAATTCACTATATCAGGTCACGTGAGTTGAAATGTGACTTTGACCCAGGATTTGGACTCAGCCCTCATGACTGCAGTCTTTGCTGTTAACCACTGGGCTATGCATGACATCActtaaccacacacacacacaaaagcagaaAACTCCTAATATGCAGAAACAGAGAAATggagtgatttgcccaaggtcacacagccagtaaatggCAAGCCAGGGGAATTTGAACACTCTCCTAGCACCCTAACCCTGAGAAACTTCCACCTAGCCTGCTGCTGagcctcctccccagcccactTGGCTGCCCCCACCCCTGGGCTCACCTGCGCTCTTGCCCGAAGAGGCGCTCCACCTCCGCGCGGCCAGGGCTGCGGGTGCGGCCCCCGCTGCTGTGCTGTGCTTGGGTCCCTGGCTGTCTCTGGGCCAGCCTCCTGGGTGGGGGCAGGTCAGCCAGCACAGTGTACTCCTCCCGCTCCAAGTTGTGCCTGGTCTCCCCGGGAGGCGCTGAGCCCCGGGAGCCCCTGGAGCTGCCCGGCGAAGGTGAGGGTGCCAGGAACGCTAGATCACTGGGTGGGTGGCGGGGTGGGGAGGAGGCTCGGGGTGCATCCCGGTGCCCGATGCACACTTGGGGGATCAGCACTAGGGAGCCATGCAGAGAGTCAGTGGAGGGGGCCAGGCTCTCCATACTAGTTCCAGGGGGGTCCTGGAAGAAGAGGGATGGCTCAGGAGCCTGGCGTGGTGGGGATGAGAAGGAGGGTGCATCCCGGTGCCCAATGCACACAGGGGTGGGGATTTGGGGGCCCTCGTGCAGAGAGTCCATGGAAGGGACAAGACTCTCTGTGCTGGCCCTGGGGAGGTCCTGGAACAAGAGGGAAGGCTCtggggcctggcgtggtggggAGGAGGCCCGGGGTGCGTCTCGGTACCCAATACATACAGGTGCGGGGAGCTGAAGGGGCTCGTGTTGGGGGGACTGACACCGATGTTCGGTGTCTGATGTGtctgggaggaaggggaaggggtcaAATTGGGTGTGGCGGGGGGGCGAGGACGCCTGGGGGGCATCTCGGTGTCCAATGCACACAGCAGGTGGTATATAGGGAGGCTCATGGTGGGGCGATTCACTCTCTGGGGCATGGGGCTctgggaagaaggggaaggggtCATGCTGCAAATAGCGAGGGGGCGAAGAGGCTCGAGGGGCATCCCGGTGCCCAATGCACACAGCACATGGAGGCTGGGAGGGCTCAGGATAGGTCAAGGGAACCCCATAGGCAGCAGGGTACACAGGTGAGGAAGTCCGGGAGGTGCTCTGGTGGCCTGGGTTAGGGGAGGAAGAGGTGACCCGGGATGGCAAGTTGTACTGGGTGGGGCCAAAGGAGGACTGGGGTGGGTCATGCTGGGCTGGCCTGCTGGGAGAGGATGTCTGAGGCCTGTCACCTTGGGTTGGCCGGAGAGCGATGGATGCCCAGGGAACCTCATTTTGCTTGGAGCGAGATGGGGAAGAGGTTCGGGGACCATCACTGTGAGTTGGCCGGAGGGGAAAGGAGGCCCAGGGGATGTCTTTGTTAGTACGATGTGGAGACGAATTCCTGGGATTGTTCCATTGAGTGGAGCGGTGGGGAGATGATGGTCTCAGATTCTCCTTTTGGGTGCAGCATTGAGATGAGGAGGTTCCAGGGTTGTCTCGTTGAAAGGAAAAGGATTGTGTGCGGTCCCGCTGTGTACGAGTGGGTCTGAGGTTATCCCGTTTGGTACAAGAGGTTTTAGGGTTGTCTTGTTGGGTAGAAGATGATCTGGGGATGTTCTGTTGAATAGAAGTTCTGGGGTTGTCTCTTGTGGCTCTATTGGGAGAGAAGGCTCTGGGATTGTCCCGCTGGGCACAGGATGTTCTGGGGTTGTCTCGTTGGGTGGTTCTGTTGGGAGAGAAGGCTCTGGGATTGTCCCACTGGGCACAGGATGTTCTGGGGTTGTCCTGTTGGGAAGCTCTGACGGGAGAGGAGGCTCTGGGATTGTCCCGCTGGGCACAGGATGTTCTGGGGTTGTCTCGTTGGGTGGTTCTGTTGGGAGAGGAGGCTCTGGGATCGTCCCGCTGGGCACAGGATGTTCTGGGGTTGTCTCGTTGGGTGGTTCTGTTGGGAAAGAAGGCTCTGGGATCGTCCCGCTGGGCACAGGATGTTCTGGGGTTGTCTCGTTGGGTGGTTCTGTTGGGAGAGGAGGCTCTGGGATCGTCCCGCTGGGCACAGGATGTTCTGGGGTTGTCTCGTTGGGTGGTTCTGTTGGGAGAGGAGGCTCTGGGATCGTCCCGCTGGGCACAGGATGTTCTGGGGTTGTCTCGTTGGGTGGTTCTGTTGGGAGAGAAGGCTCTGGGATTGTCCCGCTGGGCACAGGATGTTCTGGGGTTGTCTCGTTGGGTGGTTCTGTTGGGAGAGGAAGCTCTGGGATCGTCCCGTTGGGCACAGGATGTTCTGGGGTTGTCTCGTTGGGTGGTTCTGTTGGGAGAGGAAGCTCTGGGATTGTCCCGCTGGGCGCAGGATATTCTGGGGTTGTCTCTTGTGGCTCTATTGGGAGAGAAGGCTCTGGGATCGTCCCGCTGGGCACAGGATGTTCTGGGGTTGTCTCGCTGGGTGGTTCTGTTGGGAGAGGAGGCTCTGGGATCGTCCCGCTGGGCACAGGACATTCTGGGATTGTCCTGTTGGGTGGTTCTGTTGGGAGAGGAGGCTCTGGGATCGTCCCGCTGGGCGCAGGATGTTCTGGGGTTGTCTCGCCGGGTGGTTCTGTTGGGAGAGGAGGTTCTGGGATCGTCCCGCTGGGTGCAGGATGTTCTGGGGTTGTCTCGTTGGGTGGTTCTGTTGGGAGAGGAGGTTCTGGGATTGTCCCGCTGGGCACAGGATGTTCTGGGGTTGTCTCGTTGGGTGGTTCTGTTGGGAGAGGAGGCTCTGGGATCATCCCGCTGGGCACAGGACGTTCTGGGATTGTCCTGTTGGGTGGTTCTGTTGGGAGAGGAGGCTCTGGGATCGTCCCGCTGGGCACGGGACATTCTGGGGTTGTCCTGTTGGGTAGCTTTGATCTGAGAGAAGGCTCTGGGATTGTCCCGCTGGGCACAGGATGTTCTGGGGTTGTCCTGTTGGGTGGTTCTTTTGGGAGAGGAGGTTCTGGGATTGTCCTGCTGGGCACAGGATATTCTGGGGTTGTCTCTTGTGGCTCTATTGGGAGAGAAGGCTCTGGGATCGTCCCGCTGGGCACAGGATGTTCTGGGGTTGTCCTGTTGGGAAGCTCTGACGGGAGAGGAGGCTCTGGGATTGTCCCGCTGGGCATAGGATGTCCTGGGGTTGTCTCGTTGGGTGGTTCTGTCAGGAGAGCAGGCTCTGGGATCATCCCGTCGGGCACAGGGTGTCGTGGGGTTGTCCCACTGGGGAGTACAAGTAGGAAAAGAAGTTTGGGGGTTGTCCTGCTGGGTAGAAGAGGTTCTAGTGTTATCTTGTTGGGTGGCTCTTTGGGGAGAGGAATATTGAGGATTATTTTGTTGGTTGGATGACGTTCTGGGGTTATCCTGTTGGGTGCTTCGTGAGGGAGAGGAAGCTCTGGGGGTGTTCCGCTGTGTAAATGAGGCCCTGGAGGTGTCCCTTTGGGTGATTCGGTGGGGAGAGGAGGCTCGGGGGGGTTCACATGTAGACGCAGCCTGAGCAGTGTCCCTTTGGGCAGGGGAAGCCCGAGGCGTGGTGCTTCGAGGTCCGCTGTGTGGTGTCATGGAGGAAGCCTGGGTCAGTGTTGACCGGTGCCGCTCCAGGGAGAAGAACCCACTTTCTCCCCGGAGCTTTGCCCAGTGCTGTCCTGCGCTCCGGCCCCCACCGCCAGTGTCTAGAGAGAAAACAGAGGGGCTCAAGGTAAGGGGAGGGGTCCAGGCACCTCTCATATTCtacctttctttgtctctttttttttttttttttttttttttttttttgagacggagtctcgctctgtcgcccaggctggagtgcagtggcgcaatctcggctcactgcaagctccgccttccgggttcacgccattctcctgcctcagccttccgagtagctgggactacaggcgcccgccactgcgcccggctaatttttttctattttttagtagagacggggtttcaccatggtctcgatctcctgaccttgtgatccgcccgcctcggcctcccaaagtgctgggattacaggcgtgagccaccgcgcccggccgctctTTGTCTCTTTGGACCAGTGATTAGGGCAGACCCCACACCCTCCTCTTACAGGTCTCACTGTCTGTACCAAGTGACTCCACCTCTCTGACCAAGACTGATGAGACAAGGGCTTGGACGCTTCTCTCGAGCCGAGGTCAAGAATTTGAAATTGAGACCCTGACTCAGTCAAGAGATGGACTCGACAACTGGAAGAGGCCACACGGTCTGGGGATCCATGGACAAGACAGAGAAGAGGCAGACTCGTGGAGAGAAGTGTTGGCAATAGCCTGTGTAAcccagggagggagaggtgggcCCAGCAGCAGCTATCTGATAGTCTGCCCTTCCcagttttatttccttcagtCAGAATCTGAGGAATTCCCCCCATttctggtttttctgttttgtttttgagacagcctcgctctgtcgcccaggctggagcgcagtggcaccatctcggctcattgcaacctccacctcccgggttcaagccatt harbors:
- the TRIOBP gene encoding TRIO and F-actin-binding protein isoform X2, whose product is MEEVPGDAPCEHFEANMLTQNRHQNCFHPEDAHGARYQELRSPSGAEVPYCDLPRCPPAPEDPLSASTSGCRSVVDLGLRPGSRRDPSPSAGLPEEDPTAAPRSGSHDLEAVSYLEGLTTSLCGSCNEDPGSDPGSSPDSATPDDTSNSSSVDWDTVERQEEAPSWDELAVMIPRRPQEGPKADSSQKAPSLLTRSPVGRDTAGQKKEDTGGGGRSAGQHWAKLRGESGFFSLERHRSTLTQASSMTPHSGPRSTTPRASPAQRDTAQAASTCEPPRASSPHRITQRDTSRASFTQRNTPRASSPSRSTQQDNPRTSSNQQNNPQYSSPQRATQQDNTRTSSTQQDNPQTSFPTCTPQWDNPTTPCARRDDPRACSPDRTTQRDNPRTSYAQRDNPRASSPVRASQQDNPRTSCAQRDDPRAFSPNRATRDNPRISCAQQDNPRTSSPKRTTQQDNPRTSCAQRDNPRAFSQIKATQQDNPRMSRAQRDDPRASSPNRTTQQDNPRTSCAQRDDPRASSPNRTTQRDNPRTSCAQRDNPRTSSPNRTTQRDNPRTSCTQRDDPRTSSPNRTTRRDNPRTSCAQRDDPRASSPNRTTQQDNPRMSCAQRDDPRASSPNRTTQRDNPRTSCAQRDDPRAFSPNRATRDNPRISCAQRDNPRASSPNRTTQRDNPRTSCAQRDDPRASSPNRTTQRDNPRTSCAQRDNPRAFSPNRTTQRDNPRTSCAQRDDPRASSPNRTTQRDNPRTSCAQRDDPRASSPNRTTQRDNPRTSCAQRDDPRAFFPNRTTQRDNPRTSCAQRDDPRASSPNRTTQRDNPRTSCAQRDNPRASSPVRASQQDNPRTSCAQWDNPRAFSPNRTTQRDNPRTSCAQRDNPRAFSPNRATRDNPRTSIQQNIPRSSSTQQDNPKTSCTKRDNLRPTRTQRDRTQSFSFQRDNPGTSSSQCCTQKENLRPSSPHRSTQWNNPRNSSPHRTNKDIPWASFPLRPTHSDGPRTSSPSRSKQNEVPWASIALRPTQGDRPQTSSPSRPAQHDPPQSSFGPTQYNLPSRVTSSSPNPGHQSTSRTSSPVYPAAYGVPLTYPEPSQPPCAVCIGHRDAPRASSPPRYLQHDPFPFFPEPHAPESESPHHEPPYIPPAVCIGHRDAPQASSPPRHTQFDPFPFLPDTSDTEHRCQSPQHEPLQLPAPVCIGYRDAPRASSPPRQAPEPSLLFQDLPRASTESLVPSMDSLHEGPQIPTPVCIGHRDAPSFSSPPRQAPEPSLFFQDPPGTSMESLAPSTDSLHGSLVLIPQVCIGHRDAPRASSPPRHPPSDLAFLAPSPSPGSSRGSRGSAPPGETRHNLEREEYTVLADLPPPRRLAQRQPGTQAQHSSGGRTRSPGRAEVERLFGQERRKSEAAGAFQAQDEGRSQRPSQGQSQLLRRQSSPAPSRQVTKRPAKQAELTWRSQAEPPHSRSPEKRPEGDRQLQGSPPPPRTSARTPERELQTQTPLESGQAGPRQPPGAWQSQEEPPGSQGPHRHLERSWSSQEGGLGAAKALEGTWGGPPGEYRESWGQPEAWEEAATHEPPRELGKRSPLTSPPENWGGPTESSQSRRPGTPTTVGWGAEGACPYSHGPERRPELDWRDLLGLLRAPGEGAWARLPRLDWEGLLELLQARLPCKDPAGHRDDLARASGPEVGPPGTKDVPKQESHSQPEGWAEATPVNGHSPAPRPQSPAQPPSPACTSTQWPKTKVTRGPATVTLAGLEQTGPLGSRSTAEGPSLPELQFQPEEPEESEPSRGQDPLTDQKQADSPDLLNFKKGWMSILDEPGEPPSPSLTTTSTSQWKKHWFVLTDSSLKYYRDSTAEEADELDGEIDLRSCTDVTEYAVQRNYGFQIHTKDAVYTLSAMTSGIRRNWIEALRKTVRPTSAPDVTKLSDCNKENALHNYGTQKGPLKAGEQRAGVEVVSRGGPRKADGQRQALDYVELSPLTQAPPQRARTPARTPDRLAKQEELERDLAQRSEERRKWFEATDSRTPEVPAGEGLRRGLGAPLTEDQQNRLSEEIEKKWQELEKLPLRENKRVPLTALLNQSRGERRGPSSDSHEALEKEVQALRAQLEAWRLQGEAPQSAPRSQEDGHIPPGYISQEACERSLAEMESSHQQVMEELQRHHERELQRLQQEKEWLLAEETAATASAIEAMKKAYQEELSRELSKTRSLQQGPDGLRKQHQSDVEALKRELQVLSEQYSQKCLEIGALTRQAEEREHTLRRCQQEGQELLRHNQELHGRLSEEIDQLRGFIASQGMGNGCGRSNERSSCELEVLLRVKENELQYLKKEVQCLRDELQMMQKDKRFTSGKYQDVYVELSHIKTRSEREIEQLKEHLRLAMAALQEKESMRNSLAE